The sequence TCCGCTGCTGGTGCCAGCCTTGATCCCTGCGGGCCAGCGGATGGAAAATGGCACTTTCAGCCCACCGTCGTAATGATCCTGCTTGCCGCCGCGCCATGGGTCGTTGTTCTGCCCGTGGGGGATGGAGCCGCCGTTGTCCGAGCTGAATACAACGACCGTGTTTTCCTCGAGGCCGGACTCCCGCAGGGCGGCCAGCACCGTGCCGATCCAGTGGTCGAGGTGTTCGACAAAGGCGACGTTCCTGGCGCGCTTCGGGTTGAGGCCGGGTGAGCGCTGCCTGACTTTCTCGAACCATTCCTTGGGCGGCTCGATGGGGAAATGCGGGGCGTTGTAGGAGAGATAGAGGAAGAACGGTTTTCCGGAAGCCCCTCGTTCCCGCAGATACCCGCAGGCCCATTCGCTGAAAAGCTCCGTGGCGTGCCCCTCGGGCTTGATCGTTTCCGTGTTCAGGCGCATGAAATTCTTCCCATTCCTGCCATGTCCGTAGTAGCTGTCCATCATGTCGCCGAGGAAGCCGTGGAAGTGGTCGAAGCCGCGCTCGTTGGGGGTGTTGGGGGATTCGAGGCCGAGGTGCCATTTCCCTATCAGTGCGGTGGCGTAGCCGGCTTCGCGGAGCTTGTCGGCGAGGGTGGGTATTTTGGGGGATAGATAACCCCAGGAGCCTTCCGGATCGGTGCGTATCACCCCTGGCACCCCGGCGCGGTCGGCATGGATTCCGGTGAGAAGGGCGGCGCGGGAAGGCGAGCAGACGGTGCAGTTCGCTCGCATCCGGGTGAATCGCATTCCCTCTTTCGCGAGGCGGTCGATGTTGGGCGTTGAAACATCCGATGTGCCGTAGGTGGAGACATCGCCGTAGCCGAGGTCATCGCTGTAGATCATGAGGAAATTGGGTTTCTCCGCAGCACCAA comes from Akkermansiaceae bacterium and encodes:
- a CDS encoding sulfatase-like hydrolase/transferase is translated as MKISAIFFLSAALGAAEKPNFLMIYSDDLGYGDVSTYGTSDVSTPNIDRLAKEGMRFTRMRANCTVCSPSRAALLTGIHADRAGVPGVIRTDPEGSWGYLSPKIPTLADKLREAGYATALIGKWHLGLESPNTPNERGFDHFHGFLGDMMDSYYGHGRNGKNFMRLNTETIKPEGHATELFSEWACGYLRERGASGKPFFLYLSYNAPHFPIEPPKEWFEKVRQRSPGLNPKRARNVAFVEHLDHWIGTVLAALRESGLEENTVVVFSSDNGGSIPHGQNNDPWRGGKQDHYDGGLKVPFSIRWPAGIKAGTSSGYEGLVFDVFPTFLQLAGVPPARDLDARSLVPILRGAADDTPRELYFVRREGGAYAGKSYEAIIHEGWKLMQNDPFSPLELYHLAEDPQEKNNLAATEKAKLAELTEMLRKHIARGGATPWRAK